The proteins below come from a single Asanoa ferruginea genomic window:
- a CDS encoding ROK family protein: MTGPDDVVVALDVGGTVMKCGLVSRSGELRHAERHPTNAPAGGPAVVATILDVAAGLADKARADGLNPVAVGVAVPGVVDEARGVAVWAANVGFRDVPLRDLVSDRLGLPAALGHDVRAGGVAEARLGAGAGNRHVLFVAVGTGIAAAHVVDGKAFAGAHGAAGEVGHIMVRPDGPICACGARGCLESVASAAALARRYAELSGAGGVSAAEVAARALLDEPVAVRAWGEVVDALADGLTIAQTLFDASVIVVGGGLSEAGPQLLEPLAAGVRSRLTFQREPALVRAALGDAAGCLGAGLLGGDALEAA; this comes from the coding sequence ATGACCGGTCCCGACGACGTCGTCGTCGCGCTCGACGTGGGCGGCACGGTGATGAAGTGCGGCCTGGTGTCCAGGTCCGGCGAGTTGCGGCACGCCGAGCGGCACCCGACCAACGCCCCGGCCGGCGGCCCGGCGGTCGTCGCGACCATCCTCGACGTGGCCGCCGGGCTGGCCGACAAGGCCCGCGCCGACGGGCTCAACCCGGTGGCGGTCGGCGTCGCGGTGCCCGGCGTGGTCGACGAGGCCCGGGGCGTCGCGGTCTGGGCGGCCAACGTGGGCTTCCGGGACGTACCCCTGCGTGATCTGGTTTCTGATCGTCTCGGCCTGCCCGCCGCGCTCGGCCACGACGTGCGCGCCGGCGGGGTCGCCGAGGCCCGGCTGGGCGCCGGAGCCGGCAACCGGCACGTGCTGTTCGTGGCTGTCGGCACCGGCATCGCGGCCGCGCACGTGGTCGACGGCAAGGCGTTCGCCGGCGCACACGGCGCGGCCGGCGAGGTCGGGCACATCATGGTCCGGCCCGACGGCCCGATCTGCGCCTGTGGCGCCCGTGGCTGCCTGGAGTCGGTGGCGTCGGCGGCGGCGTTGGCCCGCCGGTATGCGGAGCTGTCCGGTGCGGGCGGTGTCTCAGCCGCGGAGGTGGCCGCGCGGGCTCTGCTGGACGAGCCGGTGGCGGTCCGTGCCTGGGGCGAGGTCGTCGACGCGCTGGCCGACGGTCTGACGATCGCGCAGACGCTGTTCGACGCGTCGGTGATCGTGGTCGGCGGCGGCCTGTCCGAGGCGGGCCCGCAACTGCTCGAGCCGCTGGCGGCGGGCGTGCGGTCACGGTTGACGTTCCAGCGCGAACCGGCGCTGGTGCGGGCGGCGCTGGGCGACGCGGCGGGCTGCCTCGGCGCCGGCCTGCTCGGCGGGGACGCGTTGGAGGCGGCGTGA
- a CDS encoding trypsin-like serine peptidase gives MRRTLALVAGACTAVVMAGATAYAMTGDGTEAKPAGISRLGKAADAPAPAAAGAPRKESGAATGGLPVAPASGVGSAIDAVGRQKVGSLESVAALLDYKSEGTTQTFHYPGAEYVKVHFDELSMLPGDYVTVSDPQNTEVHRVDSDPLDVVGGLLGSRAEADSGSGRWAMSVTGDTAVVTLHRAVPDPLGLQEAAGLGVRVDKVARGFTDQEQDAENASELRTARSLSENGREESVCGSNEARDAVCYKSADPAAYKKSKAVARLLINGTELCTGWRLGATNRMLTNNHCMVTSSDAYDTEVWFDYQCAKCGGDAVFKPTKVWGDKVLATERDLDFTLFTVENFTQVQKFGYLTIEPTRPVKGSEVYIPQHPGGNPGMIAMGSDKDSGGICAVADPSYDGYGQDSDVSYYCDTAGGSSGSPVISRKTDRVIALHHFGGCPNSGVRIDLVYGKIKKLL, from the coding sequence ATGCGGCGGACTCTGGCGCTGGTCGCCGGTGCGTGCACGGCAGTGGTGATGGCCGGCGCGACGGCGTACGCGATGACCGGCGACGGGACCGAAGCAAAGCCGGCGGGTATTTCGCGGCTCGGCAAGGCGGCTGACGCGCCCGCGCCGGCGGCGGCCGGCGCACCGCGCAAGGAGTCCGGCGCCGCGACCGGCGGGCTGCCGGTCGCGCCCGCGTCGGGCGTCGGCAGCGCGATCGACGCGGTCGGCCGGCAGAAGGTCGGCTCGCTCGAATCGGTCGCCGCCCTGCTCGACTACAAGTCGGAGGGCACCACCCAGACGTTCCACTACCCCGGCGCGGAGTACGTGAAGGTCCACTTCGACGAACTCTCGATGCTGCCGGGCGACTACGTCACGGTCTCCGACCCGCAGAACACCGAGGTGCACCGGGTCGACAGCGACCCGCTCGACGTGGTGGGCGGCCTGCTGGGCAGCCGCGCCGAGGCGGATTCGGGTTCCGGCCGGTGGGCGATGTCGGTCACCGGCGACACGGCCGTGGTCACCCTGCACCGGGCCGTGCCCGACCCGCTGGGCCTCCAGGAGGCCGCCGGGCTCGGCGTGCGGGTCGACAAGGTGGCCCGCGGCTTCACCGACCAGGAGCAGGACGCGGAGAACGCGTCCGAGTTGCGGACGGCGCGCTCGCTGTCGGAGAACGGCCGCGAGGAGAGCGTCTGCGGCTCCAACGAGGCGCGCGACGCGGTCTGCTACAAGTCGGCGGACCCGGCCGCGTACAAGAAGTCGAAGGCTGTTGCCCGGCTTTTGATCAACGGCACTGAGCTGTGCACCGGTTGGCGGCTCGGCGCGACCAACCGGATGCTGACCAACAACCACTGCATGGTGACCTCGAGCGACGCCTACGACACCGAGGTGTGGTTCGACTACCAGTGCGCGAAGTGTGGCGGCGACGCGGTGTTCAAGCCGACCAAGGTCTGGGGCGACAAGGTGCTCGCCACCGAGCGCGACCTCGACTTCACGCTGTTCACGGTGGAGAACTTCACCCAGGTGCAGAAGTTCGGCTACCTGACCATCGAGCCCACCCGGCCGGTGAAGGGCAGCGAGGTCTACATCCCGCAGCACCCCGGCGGCAACCCGGGCATGATCGCGATGGGCAGCGACAAGGACAGCGGCGGCATCTGCGCGGTCGCCGACCCGTCCTACGACGGCTACGGGCAGGACTCCGACGTCTCCTACTACTGCGACACCGCGGGCGGTTCGTCCGGTTCGCCGGTGATCTCGCGGAAGACCGACCGGGTCATCGCCCTGCACCACTTCGGCGGCTGCCCCAACAGCGGTGTCCGGATCGACCTGGTTTACGGCAAGATCAAGAAGCTTCTCTAG
- a CDS encoding ATP-binding cassette domain-containing protein yields MPAVLEISGLEKTYQSRFRGARKALDGFDMVVESGQVHGFLGPNGSGKTTTLRTLLGLITPNGGQMTLLGEPVPAALPRVAGRVGAIVESPQFFPNFSAHDTLSLLADAGGVPKQRVAEVLELVGLRDRGKERVKTYSLGMKQRLAVASALLKKPDLLILDEPANGLDPGGIREMRTLMRGLAEAGMTVLLSSHILGEVQLICDSVTIISRGRRVVHGPVSDVLAQHAGGGVTVRLESPEDLSHAAEILIAAGARVTPRPDHLIVANVEKSAWVTRTLAERGYYVSELAPVKVDLESVFLELTQTAPVDGVARQVDDSAVVAPAQGGWGV; encoded by the coding sequence GTGCCTGCCGTACTCGAGATATCGGGTCTGGAGAAGACCTACCAGAGCAGATTCCGGGGCGCCCGCAAGGCCCTCGACGGTTTTGACATGGTCGTCGAGTCAGGGCAGGTGCACGGTTTCCTCGGCCCCAACGGCTCGGGCAAGACCACCACGCTGCGCACCCTGCTCGGGTTGATCACACCCAACGGCGGCCAGATGACGCTGCTCGGCGAGCCGGTCCCGGCCGCGCTGCCGCGGGTCGCCGGCCGGGTCGGCGCGATCGTGGAGAGCCCGCAATTCTTCCCCAACTTCTCCGCGCACGACACGCTCTCGCTGCTCGCCGACGCCGGCGGGGTGCCCAAGCAGCGGGTCGCCGAGGTGCTCGAGCTGGTCGGCCTGCGCGATCGTGGCAAGGAGCGGGTCAAGACCTACTCGCTCGGCATGAAGCAGCGGCTCGCCGTCGCGTCGGCCCTGCTCAAGAAGCCCGACCTGCTGATTCTCGACGAGCCCGCCAACGGCCTCGACCCCGGCGGCATCCGCGAGATGCGCACCCTGATGCGCGGTCTGGCCGAGGCCGGCATGACGGTGCTGCTGTCGAGCCACATCCTCGGCGAGGTCCAGTTGATCTGCGACTCGGTCACCATCATCTCGCGCGGCCGGCGGGTGGTGCACGGTCCGGTCTCCGACGTGCTCGCACAGCACGCCGGTGGCGGGGTGACGGTGAGGCTCGAGTCGCCCGAAGACCTGTCGCACGCCGCCGAGATCCTGATCGCGGCCGGCGCCCGGGTCACGCCGCGACCCGACCATCTGATCGTCGCCAACGTCGAGAAGTCAGCGTGGGTGACCCGCACCCTCGCGGAGCGGGGTTATTACGTGAGCGAGCTCGCGCCGGTCAAGGTCGACCTGGAGAGCGTCTTCCTGGAGCTGACCCAGACCGCGCCGGTCGACGGCGTGGCCCGGCAGGTCGACGATTCCGCGGTGGTCGCGCCGGCTCAGGGCGGGTGGGGCGTGTGA
- the nagA gene encoding N-acetylglucosamine-6-phosphate deacetylase, producing MRIDGRVVTPTGVVTGSVEVTGTRIGAVTPGEVADPQWIVPGFVDMHNHGGGGDTFTTGDPDAAVRAAAFHLRHGTTTLFASLVSSPFPLMRAATSAFAPLVDAGVLAGIHFEGPYLSTVRCGAQNPDFLRDPSEEELTALLTLGGGAVRMVTIAPERPGALDAIQFLVAHGVIAAVGHTDATYDQTLAAVDAGASVGTHVFNGMRPPHHREPGPVFALLGAASVVCEFVADGVHLHDGTLSFATTVTGADRAALVTDAMAAAGMPDGAYDLGGQEVTVSDRVARLTRDGAIAGSTLTMDAALRQAVGAGIPIVDACRMAATTPARAIGLGETVGSLQPGWRADLAILDADLRVVRVMRAGSWVS from the coding sequence GTGAGGATCGACGGACGGGTGGTGACGCCCACGGGCGTCGTGACGGGCTCGGTCGAGGTGACCGGCACCCGGATCGGTGCGGTCACGCCCGGCGAGGTCGCCGATCCCCAGTGGATCGTTCCGGGCTTCGTCGACATGCACAACCACGGTGGCGGCGGCGACACGTTCACCACCGGCGATCCCGACGCTGCGGTCCGCGCGGCCGCGTTCCACCTGCGACACGGCACCACGACGCTGTTCGCGAGCCTGGTCAGCTCGCCGTTCCCGCTGATGCGCGCGGCCACCTCGGCGTTCGCGCCGCTGGTCGACGCCGGGGTGCTGGCCGGCATCCACTTCGAGGGCCCCTACCTGTCGACCGTCCGGTGCGGCGCGCAGAACCCTGACTTCCTCCGCGACCCGTCGGAGGAGGAACTCACCGCGCTGCTCACCCTGGGCGGGGGCGCCGTCCGGATGGTGACGATCGCGCCAGAGCGGCCCGGTGCGCTCGACGCGATCCAGTTCCTCGTCGCCCACGGCGTGATCGCGGCCGTCGGGCACACCGACGCGACCTACGACCAGACCTTGGCCGCGGTCGACGCCGGGGCCAGTGTGGGCACGCACGTGTTCAACGGGATGCGGCCACCGCACCACCGCGAGCCCGGCCCGGTCTTCGCCCTGCTCGGCGCGGCCAGCGTGGTGTGCGAGTTCGTCGCCGACGGCGTACACCTGCATGACGGCACCTTGTCCTTCGCCACGACGGTCACCGGCGCCGACCGGGCCGCGCTGGTCACCGACGCGATGGCCGCGGCCGGCATGCCCGACGGCGCCTACGACCTGGGCGGCCAGGAGGTCACGGTCAGCGACCGGGTGGCCCGCCTGACCCGCGACGGCGCGATCGCCGGCAGCACCCTGACCATGGACGCGGCGCTGCGCCAGGCGGTCGGCGCCGGCATCCCGATCGTCGACGCCTGCCGCATGGCGGCCACGACCCCGGCCCGCGCGATCGGCCTGGGCGAGACGGTCGGCAGCCTGCAACCGGGCTGGCGCGCCGACCTGGCCATCCTCGACGCCGACCTGCGCGTCGTCCGCGTCATGCGCGCCGGCTCCTGGGTCAGCTAG
- a CDS encoding SIS domain-containing protein: MTHVETEIATQPEVWPRAASLDLDALPRRGQRVAVVGCGTSWFMAMAYAARRESLGHGETDAFQASEFPRGRAYDLVVAISRSGTTTEIVDLLGGLSGPNLAIVGDPTSPAAARAGAVLALPFADERSVVQTRFATSALALLRAGLGEDVAALAADARSAVDAPLPLDPAAVEQVTFVGQGWTVGLAHEAALKCREAAAFWTEAYPAMDYRHGPIAIAAPRRAVWTLGAPPSGLAAEVTATGATFVGAGEGATLDPMAELILAQRFAVALAQHRGLNPDAPRNLTRAVLLDPR, encoded by the coding sequence GTGACGCACGTCGAGACGGAAATCGCCACCCAACCCGAGGTCTGGCCGCGTGCCGCGTCCCTCGACCTTGACGCACTGCCGCGCCGCGGGCAGCGGGTGGCCGTCGTGGGTTGCGGCACGAGTTGGTTCATGGCGATGGCGTACGCCGCCCGCCGCGAAAGCCTCGGCCACGGCGAGACCGACGCGTTCCAGGCATCGGAGTTCCCCCGCGGCCGGGCCTACGACCTGGTCGTGGCGATCAGCCGGTCCGGCACCACCACCGAGATCGTCGACCTGCTCGGCGGCCTGTCCGGCCCGAACCTCGCGATCGTCGGCGACCCGACCTCCCCGGCGGCCGCCCGGGCCGGCGCGGTGCTCGCGCTGCCCTTCGCCGACGAGCGGTCGGTGGTGCAGACCCGGTTCGCCACCAGCGCGCTGGCCCTGCTCCGGGCCGGGCTGGGCGAAGACGTCGCGGCGCTGGCCGCCGACGCCCGAAGCGCGGTCGACGCACCGCTGCCGCTCGACCCCGCCGCGGTCGAGCAGGTGACGTTCGTCGGGCAGGGCTGGACGGTCGGGCTGGCGCACGAGGCCGCGCTCAAGTGCCGCGAGGCGGCCGCCTTCTGGACCGAGGCCTATCCGGCGATGGACTACCGGCACGGCCCGATCGCGATCGCCGCGCCCCGGCGGGCGGTCTGGACGCTCGGCGCGCCGCCGTCCGGGCTCGCCGCCGAGGTCACCGCGACCGGGGCGACGTTCGTCGGCGCCGGCGAGGGTGCCACGCTTGACCCGATGGCCGAGTTGATCCTGGCGCAGCGGTTCGCGGTCGCGTTGGCCCAGCATCGTGGGCTGAACCCCGACGCGCCGCGCAACCTGACCCGCGCCGTGCTGCTGGACCCGCGATGA
- a CDS encoding phosphatase PAP2 family protein, protein MRNAITERAAALRLRPVRPAGWWFDLLLIGLFALLTGVLAAGGLLGVDQTVRDWCVTHQTQVTHWLARVFNFLGNGGPLTVISLVIAIFLAIRRRNLYPILPVVAAFLLTGIVIMPLKIWTERAAPGYTGPHAVDLFNSALPPGTYDTGYPSGHLVNTVVWYGVIALLLAPWLNRTANLWLRIAPPAIVFLTTIYLDFHWLTDSVAGLLLGLFIARLIDRVPWQLPTRQ, encoded by the coding sequence GTGCGCAACGCGATCACCGAACGGGCGGCCGCCCTCCGGCTCCGGCCGGTGCGGCCTGCCGGCTGGTGGTTCGACCTCCTGCTGATCGGGCTGTTCGCGCTGCTCACCGGCGTTCTCGCCGCTGGCGGCCTGCTCGGCGTCGACCAGACCGTGCGCGACTGGTGCGTGACACACCAGACGCAGGTCACCCACTGGCTCGCCCGGGTCTTCAACTTCCTGGGCAACGGCGGCCCGCTGACCGTGATCAGCCTGGTCATCGCCATCTTCCTGGCGATCCGCCGGCGCAACCTCTACCCGATCCTGCCGGTCGTGGCGGCGTTCCTGCTGACCGGCATCGTGATCATGCCGCTGAAGATCTGGACCGAGCGGGCGGCACCGGGCTACACCGGCCCGCACGCGGTGGATCTTTTCAACAGCGCCCTGCCACCGGGTACGTACGACACCGGCTACCCGTCCGGCCACCTGGTCAACACCGTGGTCTGGTACGGCGTCATCGCCCTGCTCCTGGCACCCTGGCTGAACCGCACGGCCAACCTGTGGTTGCGCATCGCCCCGCCGGCGATCGTCTTCCTGACCACCATCTACCTCGATTTCCACTGGCTGACCGACTCGGTCGCCGGCCTGCTGCTGGGCCTGTTCATCGCCCGCCTGATCGACCGGGTGCCATGGCAGCTACCAACCCGCCAGTAG
- a CDS encoding DeoR/GlpR family DNA-binding transcription regulator yields MDRYARWNALLELLTDSGRVSVEDAAQRLNVSQATIRRDFDQLGQQQMITRTRGGAVANGVSYDLPLRYKTAKHSAEKQRIGAAAAALVEPGMVVGLNGGTTTTEVARALAVRPDLNSSADGAQLTVVTNALNIANELLVRSRMKIVVAGGVVRPQSFELVGPLGSALLKEVTLDVALLGADAIDAVLGPAAHHEGEASMNALMVARARRVVIIADSSKLGGHAFARICPIERVETLVTDSGATPEAIAPFVAAGVTVISA; encoded by the coding sequence GTGGACCGGTACGCGCGTTGGAACGCCCTCCTCGAGCTGCTCACCGACAGCGGCCGGGTGAGCGTGGAAGACGCCGCGCAGCGTCTCAACGTCTCGCAGGCGACCATCCGGCGCGACTTCGACCAGCTCGGCCAGCAGCAGATGATCACCCGGACCCGGGGCGGCGCGGTCGCCAACGGCGTCTCCTACGACCTGCCGCTGCGCTACAAGACCGCGAAGCACTCGGCGGAGAAGCAGCGCATCGGCGCGGCCGCCGCGGCCCTGGTCGAGCCCGGCATGGTGGTCGGGCTCAACGGCGGCACGACGACCACCGAGGTGGCCCGTGCCCTGGCGGTGCGCCCCGACCTCAACTCCAGCGCCGACGGCGCGCAGCTCACCGTGGTCACCAACGCGCTCAACATCGCCAACGAGCTGCTGGTCCGCTCCCGGATGAAGATCGTGGTGGCCGGCGGGGTGGTCCGGCCGCAGTCGTTCGAGCTGGTCGGCCCGCTCGGCAGCGCGCTGCTCAAGGAGGTCACCCTCGACGTGGCGCTGCTCGGCGCCGACGCGATCGACGCGGTGCTCGGTCCGGCCGCCCACCACGAGGGCGAGGCGTCGATGAACGCGCTGATGGTCGCGCGCGCCCGCCGGGTCGTGATCATCGCCGACTCGTCGAAGCTGGGCGGTCACGCGTTCGCCCGGATCTGCCCGATCGAGCGGGTCGAGACCCTGGTCACCGACTCGGGCGCGACCCCGGAGGCGATCGCGCCGTTCGTCGCCGCGGGCGTGACGGTGATCAGCGCATAG
- a CDS encoding ABC transporter permease subunit codes for MSLPKAEVRRLFKRRVTRIFLILTLLGLAIFPVAFSISSERTGPDQRAFAEAQAKQDYENAKVQFQQQVEQCEAEKASGATDTDNRYGPNCGADYGPRPEYFEPANYLPFEFNFVREFPSSVYVFCAILALVAFVIGASFVGAEWHTGGMMNLLLWRPRRIPVLLTKLGVLLATMLGLTVVVGALWTAAFWAIGRYDGQVGKLTSGVWQSFALTGARGAAAVLLAATIGFCLASIGRHTAMALGVGIGAAVVSEIGLRIAFELIQVRFGDRFILSTYLIAWFDKKFTLYDYRACDFAQGVCNPGELVITWQQSGVLFAIILVLGLGGALWSMRRRDVV; via the coding sequence GTGAGCCTGCCCAAGGCCGAGGTGCGCCGGCTGTTCAAGCGCCGGGTCACCCGCATCTTCCTCATTCTCACGCTGCTCGGGCTGGCCATCTTCCCGGTGGCGTTCAGCATCAGCAGCGAGCGCACCGGGCCCGACCAGCGGGCCTTCGCGGAGGCGCAGGCGAAGCAGGACTACGAGAACGCCAAGGTCCAGTTCCAGCAGCAGGTCGAGCAGTGCGAGGCGGAGAAGGCGTCGGGTGCCACCGACACCGACAACCGCTACGGTCCCAACTGCGGCGCCGACTACGGCCCGCGGCCCGAATACTTCGAGCCCGCCAACTACCTGCCGTTCGAGTTCAACTTCGTTCGTGAGTTCCCGAGTTCGGTGTACGTGTTCTGCGCGATCCTCGCGCTCGTCGCGTTCGTCATCGGCGCGTCGTTCGTCGGCGCCGAATGGCACACCGGCGGCATGATGAACCTGCTGCTCTGGCGGCCCCGCCGGATCCCGGTGCTGCTCACCAAGCTGGGCGTGCTGCTCGCCACGATGCTCGGCCTGACGGTGGTGGTCGGCGCCCTGTGGACGGCGGCGTTCTGGGCCATCGGCCGCTACGACGGCCAGGTCGGCAAGCTCACCTCCGGTGTCTGGCAGTCGTTCGCGCTGACCGGCGCCCGCGGCGCGGCGGCCGTGCTGCTCGCGGCCACGATCGGGTTCTGCCTGGCGTCGATCGGCCGGCACACCGCGATGGCGCTCGGCGTCGGCATCGGCGCGGCCGTGGTCAGCGAGATCGGCCTGCGGATCGCGTTCGAGCTCATCCAGGTGCGGTTCGGCGACCGCTTCATCCTGTCCACCTACTTGATCGCCTGGTTCGACAAGAAGTTCACGCTCTACGACTATCGCGCGTGCGACTTCGCCCAGGGCGTCTGCAATCCGGGCGAGCTGGTCATCACGTGGCAACAGTCCGGGGTGCTGTTCGCGATCATCCTCGTGCTGGGGCTGGGCGGCGCTCTCTGGTCGATGCGGAGGCGCGACGTCGTCTGA
- a CDS encoding APC family permease gives MAATNPPVALARRLGLRDAVVLGLGSMLGAGVFVVFAPAAAAAGGTGLLVALGVAGFVAFCNATSSARLAARYPESGGAYVYGRERIGAFPGFLAGWAFVAGKTASCAAMALAIGTYAWPAHPRPIAVAAVLAVTAVNLRGIAKTARVTAVLVSLTLAVLVAVAVAGLAGGPHLSLTGSLSASGVLEAAGLLFFAFAGYARIATLGEEVRDPARTIPRAIPLALGIVLVVYAVLAVVTLAVLGPARLASASAPLAAVVSVAGPAGLAGVVRAGAVVAVLGVLVALLAGVGRTALAMGRRRDLPAALAAVHPSTQVPHIAELVVAAAVLVLVLVGGLTTAIAASSCLVLVYYGIANAAALTLRHEPGRRLPVRTLAALGVLGCLLLALTLPAHGVLSGAAVLAVGAVWYAARQLLRRRA, from the coding sequence ATGGCAGCTACCAACCCGCCAGTAGCCCTCGCCCGCCGCCTCGGCCTGCGCGACGCGGTCGTGCTCGGCCTCGGCTCGATGCTGGGCGCCGGGGTGTTCGTCGTGTTCGCACCCGCGGCCGCGGCCGCCGGCGGCACCGGCCTGCTGGTCGCCCTGGGCGTGGCCGGCTTCGTGGCCTTCTGCAACGCGACGAGTTCGGCCCGGCTGGCCGCTCGCTATCCGGAGTCCGGCGGCGCCTACGTCTACGGCCGCGAGCGGATCGGCGCGTTCCCCGGCTTCCTGGCCGGCTGGGCGTTCGTCGCCGGCAAGACGGCGAGCTGCGCGGCGATGGCGCTGGCGATCGGCACGTACGCCTGGCCGGCGCATCCCCGCCCGATCGCCGTCGCCGCCGTGCTCGCGGTGACCGCCGTCAACCTGCGCGGCATAGCGAAAACGGCCCGCGTCACGGCGGTGCTGGTTTCGTTGACCCTGGCGGTCCTGGTCGCGGTGGCAGTGGCCGGGTTGGCCGGCGGCCCGCACCTGTCGCTCACCGGCTCGCTATCGGCCAGCGGCGTGCTGGAGGCGGCCGGCCTGCTGTTCTTCGCGTTCGCCGGCTACGCCCGGATCGCGACCCTGGGCGAGGAGGTCCGCGACCCGGCCCGAACGATCCCGCGCGCGATCCCGCTGGCCCTGGGCATCGTGCTGGTGGTCTACGCGGTGCTGGCCGTCGTGACCCTGGCGGTGCTCGGCCCGGCCCGCCTCGCGTCGGCGTCGGCACCGCTGGCCGCGGTGGTTTCGGTAGCCGGCCCGGCGGGCCTGGCCGGAGTCGTCCGCGCCGGCGCCGTGGTCGCGGTGCTCGGGGTGCTGGTCGCGCTGCTGGCAGGGGTCGGCCGCACGGCGCTGGCGATGGGCCGCCGGCGCGACCTGCCCGCCGCGCTCGCCGCGGTCCACCCGTCGACCCAGGTCCCACACATCGCCGAGTTGGTGGTGGCCGCGGCCGTCCTGGTGCTGGTCCTGGTCGGCGGCCTGACCACGGCGATCGCCGCGTCGAGCTGCCTGGTCCTGGTCTACTACGGCATCGCCAACGCGGCGGCGCTCACCCTGCGCCACGAGCCGGGCCGTCGCCTGCCGGTCCGCACCCTGGCCGCCCTGGGCGTGCTCGGCTGCCTCCTGCTGGCGCTGACCCTCCCGGCACACGGCGTGTTGTCCGGCGCGGCGGTCCTGGCCGTCGGCGCCGTTTGGTATGCCGCTCGGCAGCTCCTGCGGCGGCGCGCGTAG
- a CDS encoding DUF3263 domain-containing protein: protein MPPAADQADTHEDDEVPQSDVEPSGPPPLTEREEQILAFERKWWKHAGSKEQAIRDAFDLSSTRYYQLLNGLLDNPAALAADPLVVGRLRRLRSTRARSRRR, encoded by the coding sequence ATGCCGCCCGCCGCTGACCAGGCAGACACTCACGAAGACGATGAGGTTCCGCAGTCCGATGTGGAGCCATCGGGACCGCCGCCGCTGACCGAGCGCGAGGAGCAGATCCTCGCGTTCGAGCGCAAGTGGTGGAAGCACGCCGGCTCCAAGGAGCAGGCCATCCGCGACGCGTTCGACCTGTCTTCGACCCGCTACTACCAGTTGCTCAACGGGCTGCTCGACAACCCGGCGGCGCTCGCGGCCGACCCCCTCGTGGTCGGCCGCCTGCGCCGCTTGCGCTCGACCCGGGCCCGCTCCCGCCGTCGCTAG